A genome region from Coffea arabica cultivar ET-39 chromosome 7e, Coffea Arabica ET-39 HiFi, whole genome shotgun sequence includes the following:
- the LOC140011289 gene encoding uncharacterized protein produces MDEWLKYEEEGSNAERDKEVSSQTDDRQGMLTGLVEQHSSIMYTDAGMNQTKKKAGVGIIAKDNNGRILATWSIPYSGARDAAELEAIAIRTALSKAIEKNMSSLLILSDCKAVVDRINVGCQGLNSLDMLIEDIRQLSRSFWKCSFFHIRREMNLCSHRLAKLAVNLVQETRWKQSFPVWLNKEAHNDFLAVASLL; encoded by the coding sequence ATGGATGAATGGTTAAAATATGAGGAAGAAGGTAGCAATGCTGAGAGGGACAAGGAAGTTAGTTCCCAAACAGATGACAGGCAGGGCATGTTAACTGGTCTGGTGGAACAGCATAGCTCCATTATGTACACGGATGCTGGAATGAATCAGACCAAGAAAAAAGCAGGAGTGGGGATCATAGCTAAAGATAACAATGGCAGGATCCTGGCAACTTGGTCCATTCCGTATTCAGGAGCCAGAGATGCGGCAGAATTGGAGGCTATTGCTATTAGAACAGCCTTAAGCAAAGCCATAGAGAAAAACATGTCATCCTTGTTGATTCTCTCTGACTGCAAAGCTGTTGTGGACAGAATCAATGTAGGATGTCAAGGTCTAAACTCTCTGGACATGCTAATTGAAGATATAAGGCAACTGAGTCGCTCATTCTGGAAATGTTCCTTTTTTCACATTAGGAGAGAAATGAACCTGTGTAGTCACAGGTTAGCTAAGTTAGCAGTTAACTTGGTACAAGAAACTAGGTGGAAGCAATCCTTCCCTGTGTGGCTTAACAAAGAAGCCCACAATGATTTCCTGGCAGTTGCCAGTCTTTTGTAA
- the LOC140011290 gene encoding uncharacterized protein, with amino-acid sequence MIVAAWNCREAESSFTIPCLKERLDRALASVDWCEVFKDARVTHIEVEASDHNIILLETEPRIRKPKRRFHFDPRWLQYREVEGLIQEAWGKNQVGSRAVRISRKIKQCRMSLSAWSRTLKLNSRMEIKRIKEEIQAARTRNGSDNKETIRMLRKQLSNAYKQEELYWNQRARIKWLQNGDKNTAYFHAVVKGRRKRNKISRLEKEQGGWCATEEEIAHFYSQLFTSSKPSEFDEILNGIPKTITEQMNLYSQAAFVQNRQILDNVIVAHEYMHWLKSKREGNEGYMAIKLDLSKAYDRVEWNFLYAILCKMGFAPLWIRWMHGCLSSVSYSFNVNGVKRGNKQITGVKIARQGPKVSHLFFADDSLIFCKANGDEAGHIKAILECYGKASGQQVNINKSVVFFSKSTGSRKKEEVLQRLGGIQQVTQGKYLGLPLVVGRSKNSVFRFIKENLMTKIQSWKGKLLSNAGKEVLLKSVATALPSYAMSVFRLSKSLCKELSGLMARFWWGNDQGEKRMHWKKWTDLAERKVNDGLGFRDLLSFNEALLAKQVWRILTCPNLLVSKVMKSRYFPNSNIFESKVKARASWIWQSLHSSLEMLDSGMWKQVGDGSTVEIWKDRWVECSKSGRVSSPKPNGYQLTKVCNLIKGRQWNKDIIQGLFAKEESEAIMSIPLSVFQMKDRFKWKYTANVCYSTKSDYARAKERIKEISEKNKAQDNSSTNKERSKVWNQFWGLNIKHKIKHFLWKCLHCILPTNEEIFRRTGKGDPLCKCCGEEQETTEHALLLCKARKLAWATFPVSWDGIKDYSWNFWKWWEYMQEARSRED; translated from the exons ATGATAGTTGCGGCGTGGAATTGTCGAGAGGCAGAGAGCTCCTTCACTATTCCCTGTCTTAAGGAG AGATTGGACAGAGCTCTTGCAAGTGTTGACTGGTGTGAGGTATTCAAAGATGCAAGAGTGACCCATATTGAGGTTGAAGCCTCTGATCACAATATCATCCTTTTGGAGACAGAACCTAGAATTAGGAAGCCAAAAAGAAGATTTCACTTTGATCCCAGATGGCTACAATATAGGGAAGTAGAAGGCCTAATCCAAGAGGCGTGGGGTAAAAATCAAGTGGGGTCCAGAGCTGTGAGAATCAGTAGGAAGATCAAGCAGTGTAGAATGTCTCTCTCGGCTTGGAGCAGAACACTGAAGCTAAACAGCAGGATGGAAATTAAAAGGATCAAAGAAGAAATTCAAGCTGCGAGGACCAGAAATGGAAGTGATAATAAAGAAACCATAAGGATGCTTAGGAAACAACTCTCTAATGCCTATAAGCAAGAGGAACTTTATTGGAACCAGAGGGCAAGAATCAAATGGCTTCAAAATGGGGACAAGAACACAGCTTATTTTCATGCGGTGGTGAAGGGCAGAAGGAAAAGGAACAAAATTTCCAGACTGGAGAAGGAGCAGGGAGGATGGTGTGCAACTGAGGAGGAAATTGCTCATTTTTACAGCCAGCTGTTCACATCCTCGAAGCCATCAGAATTTGATGAGATATTAAATGGTATTCCTAAGACTATCACGGAGCAGATGAACCT TTACTCCCAGGCTGCTTTTGTCCAAAATAGGCAAATTCTGGACAATGTCATAGTAGCTCACGAATACATGCATTGGCTGAAATCAAAAAGAGAGGGGAATGAGGGGTACATGGCCATTAAGCTTGATCTTTCCAAAGCCTATGATAGAGTCGAATGGAATTTCCTTTATGCCATACTTTGTAAAATGGGGTTTGCCCCTCTGTGGATTAGATGGATGCATGGGTGTCTGTCCTCAGTGTCTTACTCCTTCAATGTTAATGGTGTTAAGCGAGG TAATAAACAAATCACAGGAGTCAAGATTGCAAGACAAGGACCCAAAGTTTCCCATCTATTTTTTGCTGACGACTCACTTATTTTTTGCAAAGCTAATGGTGATGAAGCAGGACATATAAAAGCAATATTGGAGTGTTATGGGAAAGCATCGGGGCAGCAAGTCAACATCAACAAGTCTGTGGTCTTCTTCAGCAAAAGTACAGGTAGTAGAAAGAAGGAGGAGGTACTACAAAGGCTAGGAGGAATCCAACAGGTTACACAAGGGAAGTATCTGGGCTTACCTTTAGTTGTTGGAAGGTCAAAAAACAGTGTGTTCAGGTTTATTAAAGAGAATTTGATGACTAAAATCCAAAGCTGGAAAGGGAAACTTTTGAGTAATGCTGGGAAAGAGGTTTTGCTAAAATCAGTGGCTACTGCTCTCCCATCCTATGCCATGTCTGTTTTCAGATTATCCAAAAGCTTGTGCAAAGAGCTAAGTGGGTTAATGGCCAGATTTTGGTGGGGAAATGATCAAGGGGAAAAAAGAATGCATTGGAAGAAGTGGACTGACTTAGCTGAGAGGAAAGTGAATGATGGACTTGGGTTTAGGGACTTACTAtccttcaatgaagctttgctAGCCAAACAAGTTTGGCGAATTCTCACTTGTCCCAACTTGTTGGTTAGCAAAGTTATGAAAAGTAGGTACTTCCCTAACTCTAATATCTTTGAATCCAAGGTAAAGGctagggcatcttggatttggCAAAGTTTGCATAGTTCTTTAGAGATGCTGGATAGTGGGATGTGGAAGCAAGTTGGGGATGGATCCACGGTGGAGATCTGGAAAGATAGATGGGTAGAGTGTTCAAAAAGTGGAAGAGTCTCCTCTCCTAAACCGAATGGTTACCAACTGACCAAAGTTTGTAATTTGATTAAAGGGAGGCAATGGAACAAGGACATCATTCAAGGACTGTTCGCAAAGGAGGAGTCAGAGGCAATCATGTCAATTCCACTCAGTGTATTCCAAATGAAGGACAGGTTCAAATGGAAATATACAGCAAATGTCTGTTATTCTACTAAATCTGATTACGCTAGGGCCAAAGAGCGAATCAAAGAGATCAGTGAGAAGAATAAGGCACAAGATAACTCCAGCACAAACAAAGAGAGATCCAAGGTCTGGAACCAGTTTTGGGGACTGAACATCAAACACAAAATTAAGCACTTTTTGTGGAAATGCCTCCATTGCATCCTTCCAACTAATGAGGAAATTTTTAGAAGGACGGGCAAGGGTGATCCGCTTTGCAAATGCTGTGGGGAAGAACAAGAAACTACTGAACATGCATTACTTCTTTGCAAAGCTAGAAAGTTGGCTTGGGCAACATTCCCTGTTTCATGGGATGGTATTAAAGACTATAGTTGGAACTTTTGGAAATGGTGGGAATATATGCAGGAGGCCAGATCAAGGGAAGATTGA